A window of the Candidatus Hydrogenedentota bacterium genome harbors these coding sequences:
- a CDS encoding ATP-binding cassette domain-containing protein, translated as MSETVLKIDHLSFTYASGVEALKDVSLDIKRGEFVAIIGQNGSGKSTLLKNITGLLRPTSGKIFINGEDNMDMSVAEISHEIGFVL; from the coding sequence GTGAGTGAAACAGTTCTAAAGATTGATCATCTGTCATTTACCTACGCCAGCGGCGTGGAGGCGCTGAAGGATGTCAGCCTGGACATTAAGCGCGGTGAGTTTGTTGCCATCATTGGACAGAATGGTTCGGGTAAATCCACCCTCCTGAAAAATATCACAGGCCTTCTACGCCCAACTAGCGGAAAGATCTTTATTAATGGCGAGGATAACATGGATATGTCAGTTGCGGAGATTTCACACGAGATTGGTTTCGTGCTG